The Drosophila yakuba strain Tai18E2 chromosome X, Prin_Dyak_Tai18E2_2.1, whole genome shotgun sequence DNA segment GAGCGCAGAGCTTTTCCGAGCCGGAGAGTCGTGCTGTGCGCAGTTTCCTCTCCGGAATGCGCGAGTATTTGGGTGCCTATGTGTCCCTGGGCGGGTACGGGCAGGCCATCACGTATCCCTGGGGCGATGCGGACTACGTGACGGAGAATCAGCGGGATCTCAAGCAGACAGCAAGGAGGGCAGTGCTCGCACTGCGACGACTCAACCAGGCGGAGTACACTTCGGGCACCAGCTATCGCCAGAAGTTGGCGCGCCCGGGCAACTCGGCCGATTGGGTGCAGGATCGCATTGAACCGCAGTTGGTGTTCAACATGTTCCTCAAGGATCAGGGACGCTATGGCTACCTGCTGCCGCCGCACTACATCGTGGAGTCCGGCGAGGAGGTCTTCGAGTTTCTGCGCACCATTGCTCAGCAATTGGAGTAAAGGAAACGGGTGGAGCGACATTCAACTATCTAATCTAATCTACAGGTTGGATCAAGCTGGATCAAAAGTGCCTAAAGCATCAGGATCTTAATTGAACTCgtacatatttatttggaaaattagTGAATATAAATAGTAGTTTCTTAGCTAATTTCCTTTACcataaaaatttgaatttattttgtgtcagctgcatactttcaggctgAAGTGGTCGGGAAAAGCTCGCGCGTAGAAAGCGGTCTAAAAATCGAATTCTCCGGAGAGAGTGGGCCTTTTCTTTGTGGAGTCTCTTTGGGCCTTGTTTTGGGGGGATTGGAAGGTGGcaacagagagagaaaaagcAGTAAACTTTTAGGCCACGTTTTGGATTCGCTGCCAATTTCGATTATAGATTTCGCAATCGCGCATATCGTAAAAGCCATTATTCATTAACGATCTTATGTAAAGTTATCAAAAAAACAAGGGGCGAATTTGGTCAACAAGAATAAAGTGAAGTgaagaaaggaaaagaaagCTGGGAGTGAGGGGGGCGGCAAtagagagcgaaagagagcgctagcgcgagagagagagggcgCCAACTTTCACTTTCAATCGCGTTTCATAAACCAGTAAGCTCGAACCACATCGCTTACgacgttttgtttttcagccGTGGCCgccttatttattttttatttattattattttttgttgtttttgttttttgctgctcGTTGCttcttgttgtttgttgttgcatATTTGATTGGATTTATTTTGTGCATGCATATAGAAATTAAGCGAAAGGCCCGCGGCCATCGCCGCCCGAcgccaaagtcaaagtcaaagctGCCAGCTATCGAAGAAAGTGATTTGAGCGATAAGGAAAATAAACCGAAACTATATTGTTATTAACATgtcatatgtatgtatggaaaaaattaacaaaagaCCCTGGCCTGAAACTAAGAAGAGAACGGCAAGCAGTTTTCACACCAAAAGAATAGGATATAAGATGGGTATTTTGATAATATACGAATTTCTTTTCGTGTATCCAGCATTTACTGTACAATCAACCGACAGCAAACAAGAAAGgtgccccaaaaaaaaaaaaaccaaccaTTGTGGCCGCACTCTCGAAAAAAGGGTTAAAAGTGAAAATCTGGGCACCACAAAAAggtgaaataaaaaaaaatgaagcgAAACACCGGAAAAAAGCcagaaacaaatcaaaaataaataatgcctggcggcgaaaaaaaaacatttgtggGCGGCGGGGCGGAGGTGGGCGGGGCAGCTGATCAAAGGCAAAAGAAAGTAAAACTCGCCAAGTGGGTCAAAATCGCCCCGtcacacacttacacacacacgcggGTGATTTTGAGTTAGTGATACAATTGAATATGCAATTTACAATCGCACTTGTGTTCAAAAATCAGCTGCAGTCAAAAAGAGATGGGAAtatgtgtatacatatatgtatgtatatatacatatatatacaatatatcTTGAACTTGCTTGTCGAGTgtgaattttcattttattatcaTTTCCATTACATGCGATCGACGTTTCATAACGAGCAATCATCATTATTGGTTATGATGATAGATTGATTGAATATTAGATTGCCTCAAATGTCGAGATATACAACTTTGCACCTTCGCTACCTTTTTATGCACGGGGTATTTCCACCACTTGCAATGAATTAAAAACGTTTAAGACGCTTGTAAAAATTTATGGCTAGattacaacattttaattaataattaaatagttGATTAAGACTGGGATTTATATAATCTTTGGAAATACCAGGTTACAGCAAAAGAATTTGTTCGACTTTGATCCCCAGTGATTCATGACCAGCACCACTGAACAGTAAAGAATATCTTTAAACACCGGAAATGGTATAGTAGGATattccaaaaaaaacaatacaacTTGGCCATTATTTTCCAGAAAATTACGGATAACAAAAAAGGTTTTTTCAAACTGAAGCCGTGACTAATGATGCATTTGAGTCCGTTTACATTGTTCAGTTGACATGTTCAGCAAGTGGACAGTCCCCGGTGCGAAATGCACCGTTAAATGCATGCGAGTGCAACTCAATGTGTGTGACTGAGTCAAAGTGTCAATGTCGCGGGTGCAAGAGAGACAGCTGctggcgtgggcgtgggccaTCCCTCTCCATCCATCTCTCCCTCTCGCGCCCTCTCCCCCTCCCGAAACCAACGTCACGAGATGGTGGGATGCAGATGCCAGAGAAAGAGACAGCGCGTGTGCGTGGTGCACTGGGGGATCTCCTCCACCTCTCCCGCTCcctctcccgctcccgctccctcTCCCTCTGGCACTCTTCCTCATCGCTCTCTGCCGCCGACTCTGCAGCTGCGCTGCCGCCTtgctgccggcgtcgctgtcgtttccatttccaatttcCATTTACGCGACGATCGCTTTAAAGATCGGTCGTCGGTCAGCGCAAACATTTACAACACTCTTGGGCTttggtgctgttgttgttttgtaaTTCTCGGTTTCGTTTGTTgtgttcgtttttttttattattttttaaatttaaaataattttgttttttttttgaataacGGCTCCCTTGCGCCGACAGAGCGGCAATATAAAATTGAAGCGCATACAATCAGCATTTAGTCGAAGTTTGCAGCTCGCCCAGCGACACACTCTCTcccacacacgcgcacacacacacaaaaacacacatatTCGCAAAGTGCACTCTCTTCCGAAGAGCCGGCAACtggaggaagaagaagaacaggCGCAGCAATcgcaatcaaaaaaaaaccgtAAGTGGAATaggcaaaaacaaagtaaaaaaaatataaaaaaaaagtgaaagacGCAACGAAAATGCtataaactaaactaatttgtcaaaagtggaaaaaagaAGGCAAGAACGCAAACGAAATGAAGTGGAGGAGAATTCGGAAGAAAGTGAAGTGCAAAGCTTCAGAGGAGAAGGGAGTGGAGGTAAAAGGGAGGACTTCCGAAGAAAAGGGGTGATTCTTACAAACGGCCGAAAGAATTGCAAAACATCAGGGATGCCAGACTGTAAGAAAAGACGTAAaaagactgcagactgcaggATGACTGTGTAAAATTTAGGGGGGAATTGCAAATGAATGGGTTGAAGATTGACAAAGAATGCAGGACTTCAGAAAATAATTATGAATAAAGAAaggctttaaaaaaaaaaaaataaagctgTTACAACGAACAAGGAAGTGCAAAATGCACCGGCGTCGTTTCAAAACaggttttgaattttaattatttggcCAATCAGCGGAGGAACTTAAAATGTTGCCGTCTTTCGCATTCGTCGAAAGTGCTAAAATGCGAGAAATTTCACGCGaaatatacttttttataCGCCTCTTTGTTAACGAATTAAGAGGCAATTAGTAACAAcctaatgcattttttatagtTCATAATTTCCATAATTTCCGATCTCTTGATGATTGAATGtaaatgatatatttaatttcagaCAGAAGTTTATATTAACAAAGATGCGATTATATGATGCTTATAGGgctttatatatttatatatttataacttCAACAGAAGTATTCAGATTCAGACTCTGAATCTAAGATCTGATTCTTAAACTGTTTACTTTTCGGAATGAAGTGCAAGCATAAACGCACAACTTAATGGAAGGAGAACCGGGGGGCACGAAGGTCGAGGTGAACAGCAGCGAAATGAAACCGAAACAAAGCGAAACCCAATCCGAAACTGTGTTTGTACTGTGTACTCCACATTCGACTCCCGAGATCGGACATCTGAGATCTGAGATCCGAGAACCAGTTCTCGGGGTTCGGAGACTAAGAGACTTGGAGACACAGAGAAACGGAGACGACCACCTCCCTCCCAACATTCAAGTGCCACTTTCTGCctggcaataaaaagaaaataaacacgaaaatacaaatacgcattcataaaaaaaaaaccgaaatgaaaacaaaaactacaaaaactcaaaaaaaaaaagaaataaaaacggGCCAGGGAAATTAGCACAGAAGCGTTAAACACGGCGTTTCGAAATCGGTAAGACGACCAGGAAAAGTTTCTAGGCCCAAGCCCATAATCTAGTTCTTAGGGTCCAGTGACCAAGACGCAGGTGAAACATCCATCCATCTCATCCATCATTGTGCATACAAAACAGTGGAAACGTAAACACGAAACTCTGATTGAGTCAATAAGGCAATAAACCCCGGAACTTCTCAGAACTGAGGGAATTCACAGATCGAACGATTCATACGATTCAAATGCAACAAACGATCCAAGCGATCAAAACGATCAATCGATCGATCGCTCGATGCCATCAGAATCCgtaaaacaatgcaaattggTTGAGTGATTGAGTTGTATACTAGAAATCAAATGCACGTACAGAAATACAAATGTTTTCGAACACTTGGGTTGCCTTGATAAGTATCTCGTTAGCATTAGCTATTAACTATTAATTTTACCATTTTGCCTTTAAAATCATTTAGATTCATTTCTGTTTGGCACAAAAAGATCCTGAAACTCACGTGTGTTTCCATGgaaaagattgcaaaaccaTTAACGCTATCTactaattttaattacttcaTTGGCAATGACaagcgcacacacaaaaaacaggGTTACGTGTAATTCACACATCTAGATAACCCAAAACCACCAACAATGAAAAcggaaacatttttttgttctatttttGTGTGCCGGTAATTAGAGGAACTTTTGCTGTAACAATTATTTTCACCGATACCAGTTGGAGTTTGCACCCAGTGTGCACATAGTTTCGTTTGTTATTTAGTTCTCGGTACATGAACGATTTGGTTGAAGGTACATAtgattattttcatttcattcgcCCAGCGTATCGATGGGCGAGAAGGTTAGATTGAAATTCTATTCATAATAGTGAAACTAAGTTAACACTGGCACTGGTTTGTTTATTCCCCAACTGCGGGTGACTCGAAAAAGGCAAGCACTTTGGTCATAAATAGCGTGATTTTATTGCAAACCAAACAAGCGTGTACTATTTTAACCTTTAGAGTTTAGCAATCAACTGGCAATGGACATTACCATTTGTTGGTAGCAACTAGCGGCTTAATAGATGCCATAAATAACAATATGAAAATCGTGACACACATTGTATTCATCCTATTAAAGCCACGTTAGATGCTAACTAATGTTTGACCAATAACTGTGGGTTGGTTACCAAGGCCAGTTTCTCCTTTAGCACTGATCAGAAGTTAATTAATGAAACTGCTTTTTACGCGTGATAACATTGTGCTGATGGCTTTTCGCTGTTTACTGATTACCACCGACCGAATCACTTTTCCAGGTCAACCTGCTGATAGCAACAAAGCGAAAATGACGCAAAAAACTCaactgctgatgctgctccttgtggcagctgcagcagccagCTCGGCCAACGAGCTGCCCTCCAATCTCACCCAGCTGGATGCCAATGAGATACCCCAAAGATACGATGAGGCGCAGCTTTGGAGGATCTACAACATCTCGGAGGCGATGCAACAACGTGTGCCCGTGGGCCAAATGCTGGAGCAGAAGTTCGGCGGCAATATCTGGAAGGAGAACTCCAAGTTCCTGGACATCTCCATTGCCAGGGATCAACTGAAGGCCGCTCGCAGCTTCCTATCCGCCCATCGCCTGGATCCCCAGATTCTGTCCCACAACATTCAATCCATGATCGATGAGGAGCTGCTCGAAGGCATTCAGTCAAGTTCGTTCACTCTCGGAAGCAGAACAAGTAAGTGGAGTGCTACAAGAGCATCTTATCGAATGGAATCTTATTGAATGTTTACGGTTTTCAACCCACAGAGAAGGCCGCCAGGAGCGGCATGCACTGGAAGGACTACCACGATCTGGAGACCATCTATAGCTTCATGCGCGAGATCCGCAGCAAGTTCCCCAACATCGTGCGACTATACACCATTGGCCAAACGGCCGAGGGTCGCGATCTGAAAGTGCTCAGGTGGGGGTGCCAGTATAAGCTTATATgattatatttcttataaattttAAGAGTGCCATAAGCTGCGGTGTCGAAAGGCCCAGAAGTATGCAATCATTTCATATACTTCTCAGCGGTTACCAAAATAggttgcctacttttaggcacCGTGGCATTGTCCATCGTCTAGCGTAACTTGATCTCCTTCCTAATAATCCAACGCAAATCTTGATATATCGCCGCAGAATCTCGGAGAATCCCCGCGAGAACAAGAAGGTGTGGATCGACGGCGGCATCCACGCCCGCGAATGGATCAGCCCCGCGACGGTGACCTTCATCCTGTACCAGCTGATGTCCGACTGGGAGAACCAGCCGGCGCACATTCGCGGCCTCACCTGGTACATAATGCCGGTGATGAATCCCGATGGCTATGAATACAGTCGGACCACGAATCGTCTGTGGCGCAAGAATCGCTCACCGTCGCGTCGCGCCCAGTGCAGCGGTGTGGATCTCAATCGGAACTTCGACATCGGCTGGAATGGCTATGGTTCGTCGACGAATCCCTGCAGTGACACGTACCGCGGATCCTCGCCAGCTTCGGAGCGGGAAACGCGTGCGGTGGCCgagtttttggccaagagaAAGTACAATCTGGAATCGTATTTGACCTTCCACAGCTACGGACAGATGATTGTTTATCCGTGGGCCTACAAGGCCGTCAAGGTCAAGGATGCCAGTGTTCTGCAGCGTGTGA contains these protein-coding regions:
- the LOC6524103 gene encoding carboxypeptidase B, coding for MTQKTQLLMLLLVAAAAASSANELPSNLTQLDANEIPQRYDEAQLWRIYNISEAMQQRVPVGQMLEQKFGGNIWKENSKFLDISIARDQLKAARSFLSAHRLDPQILSHNIQSMIDEELLEGIQSSSFTLGSRTKKAARSGMHWKDYHDLETIYSFMREIRSKFPNIVRLYTIGQTAEGRDLKVLRISENPRENKKVWIDGGIHAREWISPATVTFILYQLMSDWENQPAHIRGLTWYIMPVMNPDGYEYSRTTNRLWRKNRSPSRRAQCSGVDLNRNFDIGWNGYGSSTNPCSDTYRGSSPASERETRAVAEFLAKRKYNLESYLTFHSYGQMIVYPWAYKAVKVKDASVLQRVSSLAAERILQKTGTSYRAAVTHEVLGIAGGGSDDWSRAALGVKYVYTIELRDRGAYGFVLPPRFIKDTALEGWTVVETVAQAIGPSSAA